The DNA region AGAAGTTAAATAGAAAAATGGATGTGGTAAATAATTCAAAAACAGGAGAAGATATATAACCAAGTTAGGAATGTTGCGTATAATTTTGTACAAGATAGCAATTAAGGGACTAATCAATCAACTAAGCCTCAGTTTCAAACTAATTAGAGTCAATTATATGATTCTTTCATAGGATTTTTATCGTATTTCCATTATCTTTTGGCTGGCCATCAACTTACCACAACCTTCTCTATCTCTGGACTTTAGACTAGCTATACTTTGCGAATCTCAAAGAAGCTGAGATTGAATGATGTTAATAGTTTCAAAATAACTTGTCTAGAAAAACTCTCTACAGAAGATTCATAGATATTCTAAATCTTTACGACCTTAATTGTGTAATTTCATCCTAACTTTATCGACTTTATTCATTTACTTAATTCATTTGTTCCCTTGAATTCTACTGTAATAAGAACGCCTTGCTCAAGAGAAAAATAGAGGAAAGGAAAGATACATTTGGACATGTACTAAAACCATTATGACTGTTTCAGCAGAAAAACAATCGCTCCAGCACAGTGAGGAACGCCTTTAACTATAATAATGTCATTAGCATATATAAGATGCCTGCTATGGTTTGCTGATTTTGGCTATTTTATTGACTATTTCCTTTCAAACCACTTAAAAGCTCCATTGTTTCTGGTTTTCAGGATAAAAGGAATTCATAATTCAGGTTAATGTTCAACACCTACCAAAAATGTACATCCAATGACTTGACAAAAGAAATATAATGATCTCTCATATCATGGTATTGATATGTGAAATATAGCATTATCATTCATCCATCAGAATATACATTAGCAGGGGAAAATGGCTACACGAAACCGGTGAGCCAAACTTTAGTTAAAATCTAACCATAAAGCAAAGCAAAGCAAAACTAAGAGTACTCTTAAGTTACTTTCACTAATTCTTTGATGGATGAAGTCAGAATCTCTACTGCCTTAAGGCACAAGAGCTACAATTTCCTTCAATTGCCCAACAACTTGACTCATCCTTGGCCTAGCACAAAGGGATTCCGTAGTACACATTAGAGCCAAATGCAACATGTCCACCAGCTTCTCCTCGGGACCTGCCTCCCATAAACTGGTATAGAAAATGTCCGGTATCTGGTCATCGCGCAACAACATGCTTGCCCATGAAACAATGTTAAATCCGTTCTCATGCACGGAAAATGAAGGATCTAAAGCTCGCTTGTCCGAGAGCAACTCGAGCAGCACGATACCATAGCTGTAAACATCGGCCTTGTCAGACACGCGACTTGTCAGAGCATATTCCGGTGCTACGTACCCAAACGTTCCTGCTACCTTTGTTTTTGTGCAGGTTTCCGTTCCCATGATCCTTGACAACCCAAAATCCGACAGATAAGCGGTGAGGTCATTGTCCAGCAATATATTACTTGGCTTGACATCACGGTGGACAATACGCGGGACACATTGATCATGGAGATAGGCGATTGCTAGAGCAATGTCTAGGGCAATCTTGTGTAGCACGTCAAAGTTAAAGACTCTATTGGTTCTATCCTGTATAAATTTCTCCAGGTTACCTCCTGGAAGATAATTATAAATCAGGAACATGTCGGCCTCACTTGCAAAGTATCCAAtcagagtaatgagatttggatgacttatGCTTTTAAGGCAATTAATCTCAGCATGGAACTGGGGAAGTCCTTGACATCTTTCAACTAAGAGCCTCTTTACTGCAAGTATAATTCCGGAGGAAAGTTCAGCTTTGTATGTGGAACCAAATCCACCATTTCCAATGCAGTTGCTCCAGCTAAAGTGTCTTGTAGCCTGGAAGATTTTTTCATATGTCAAAACTACTCCTACGTCGTTGAAAACTGTAACATCGCTTCTTGCAGGTGATTCAGAGGCCGCCTCAATTCTAGGCTTTGCTGTCCGCTTTTTTACGTGCATACAGAAGGCAACAAGGCTAGCAAAACCAAAAATAATTGCACTTGCAGATACTACAACAACAATCTCAATGGAAGAAAGTGAAAGTCCCCGCTTACCATTTTTAGACTGAGGCTCTTGTGGAGGAACTGCATAACTTTGTGACTCGTCGGATAAAGCAAAGTTCGTCGGCAAGAGAAAACAAGAGAAAACAAATGCCATCAAGAACAAAATCAGGGTTCTTGAAAACATGAGTTTTTCCATTCCTTGAGAGCCCAACAACTCCATTTTTGTCTGTTTTTGTTGCAAAAAAGACAACCCCAGATGTCAAAATCAAATCTTTAAGCCTCAGTTTTCAATTTCAGATTGAAAGAATCAGTGTTTATGCTTTCTCAAAagcggaaaaaaaaaaggattcttgaatttgaaatggTAAAAGGGTGAAAGATTAAAGCACAGAAATGAAGAAAATGCTCTCCACTTCAGCAACAAACAACAGGGGCAAAAACACAACTTTTCTTTGTATGAACGAGCAAATCGGTAGGAGCTCTTGGAATTGGAATAAATTCGGCAGCAGATCGCAAAATCTTGATAATCATCTCTATTTAATAAATGAGGAGTCCGCTTAAGAAAAAACCAAGAAAAAGATTTTTCTTTTCTGCCACTAGAGTTTTGTGAGTAAGAGAGTTTCTTTGAGTAAGAGTTTTTCTACAGTGAGTTGTTTATAGTAATAGTTTTTCAAACAACATGTGTTACTTATACCGGGAGTAGGATCTTTTGGGTCCACGAGTGGACTTTAGAAGCCTCTGTAGGTCTCCCACTTTCCCTTCTTCATTAATTACTCCAttcgtctcaatttaagtgtcttattaTCTTTTTTATCAATTCCAAAAAAAGTGTCTATTTATATATTTAATCAGTTAACAATTCAAATATTTGACATGTCAAATTTAAAATCAAAAGATTCAGAAGTTATTTTAATACAttatacatatctttaatttaaaatcacaagattcaaagagtattttagtacattacacatatttttaatttagaataacaaaatttaaaaatttatctttatttttaaaattttggatCTGGTTAAACTAAAACACTTAatttggacggagggagtaaatgtttttttttgtcTCAAATGGCGTATCAAATTTCCACAATAGAAAAGGGAGAAAAAAATACTTTGAAATTATTTGAGCGGCTTCCTGAAGTGGGCCCGTGGTAACCTTCCACATGGAAAGCTGTCGTTTGTTCTTTGTATTCTGGAGAGATTATAGGGACAAAGGGAAAACGAGGTTTGCTTCTTTTTGCAGTTGAAATTTTTGGGAAAATTGCAttcaatgcaaaaaaaaaataggaatatgCTCCAAATATGCTACTGAAAAACTAACTAGTAGCAGTAACTAACTGaaataaaaagtgaaaaaaatattGCCTGATAAAATTTTGGTCAAGAAGTATTAGTGTGATAATTGTCTGCTGATTAGAAAATAATTTGTTTTTTATCGAACGGGATGAGATTGTCATCCTCATACCTGAAAAGAAAAGATTAAAAGATATTGTCATTATAAATTCTTGTACTATAATCACAGAGATTAAGAGTGTTTATCGATCGGTTTGGGTCGATTTTTAGTTAAAACTAAAATTAAATCAATTTAttcaattttttaattattaaaataaaatcaaaccaaatataatGCATCTTCATCGGTTTGGTTGTTATTAGTTTGATTCAGTTTAtcgatttttaaaaaatttaatggTATTTATTTCTTTCATTTTTCCTACAATTAGGAAAGACTTCCATTCTTTTCCAACTATGATTACCCTTTTATTGTGGGAGTATAATTTTCTTGGAATATGCAGAAAATATCTTAAGATCTATAACCTTTAATCAAGTGAATAAGATTTATAAAAAACATAATCTTTTTTTAGGTAAATATCAATAATTTTTTCTTTGAATTATTGAGATTGGATTTCATGGATCTCTTTTAAGAAATGAGCTTAAGGTGTAAATTTCATTAGCCtagtagagattaaaaaaatgattaaaaaaaagtaaacaaagtattcaaaattatttataaaaattaatatatcatatatatatataattataaaattaTGTTTATGATTTGTCGGTCCGGTTCATTTATTTCTTtgatttgtttttaataaaatccaaaccaaatcaaatattattggtttttaaaaatttaaaaccaaacccaAACAACTATCAGTTTATTTGATCAGTTTGGTTCTGTGTACGGTTTTGATCGGTTTCTAATCAAACCCTGAACACTCCTAACAGAGATTGATATTTAAATACTGTGACAAATCATGTGATTCATTTGTAACCTAATCTGAAAAGAGAAAAAACTTATTTAAGTGTAACCCACTTGCATTTAATTGCAGCATGAGTGAAAaacaaaataattttcatgatgGTGTTTAATGTACATAGAGTTTAAGATTAGGACTATATTCACACACAGAGATATTTTAAAACTGTGACAAATCATGTGATGTAATATTTGTAACCTAATATGAAAAGAGAAAATGAGATATCTTGTCCTCTtataatttgaataaaagaaaatgactttttcagatctcttatgcaTTATTTTTCAAATCTCTTACGCGTAAAAATGAAGATCTCTTGTAAAATTTGACATAAACCAAAAATATTTTGTAAGTGGGCTACAAAACCACATGTGTTATTCATCCTGGAGTAGGATCTTCTGGGTCCCCCAAGTGGACTTTAGAAGCCTCTGTGGGCCCAACATTTCGCTCTCTTCACCAATTAGACATTTTAAAAAGGTTTAATTCATATACATCTCCTTGACAGTAGATTTTATTTAGATACTTAAATTATAACTTGTTTCAATTGAACATATGAACACATAATAAAATTTTCCAATTACATACTTTCtattcaaattttgaaaaaaaaaaaaaaaattgcgcaTGATCTCAAATGTTCATTACGTAGATAAGTTAACAATTGAAAATATGTCATCTCCTTTAATTTTTATACATCGTTCTCAATTGAAACATGCTTAAGGTTTTACAGCTTATTGAGACTAAATTCGTATATTTAAGAATGTGACATATTTTAGGTGATTAATTTATCTATATAATGGGCATTTGAGAATACATGTAAAAACAATTCTGTAATTTGAACAGAAAGTGTCTTATAGgaacactttatcatatgttcagGTGCTCAGTTGGAACAACCCGTAGTTCGaatgtctaaatgaaatttgctGGCAAGTTTGAGGAGTTGTCCATATATTaagtcttttaaaaaaaatatcaaattccCACgtagaaaaaggagaaaaagtgAATTTGCAATTAATTGAGCGGCTTGCAATGTGGCCCTACATAATCTCCACGTAGACTAACAGTTGATACAACAAAAGATTGCATTCTTTTGATTAGTATCGCCACCCAGAAAATGCTTTCGTTCTTATTAAATTTTGGttaggcctgtgcacgaatcggttcggttcggttttggccatcatcgagttgaaatttcgaatttcgactttctaaaattctcaaccaaactcgattcattctaggttcaatttgattcgttttttattatttcggttcggttacacaaatcgatttgttcggtttattcaaaatttaaacaagcaactatttcatttcagttttagagtaaacataacaaaaaataatgagatcctaaacttacagccttataaccaagacattaaccaagaaaaaccCATAAACTTGCAAccataatagcatataaatagcaaaacaagagcttgacaacttgtgcaagcatacaaatccgccaacaccacattacatataccaaattagtcatattaatcactagtggcatataaattcggtttgttcggatcggttcggttgataattgaagcaaatcgtatccgaaccgttaaaccgtaatattttacaattgtatttgtaaatcgaaatcgaattgtattatccaaattaaattatccgaattatttcgaatcggttcggaaattcgaattgaaccgatttgtgcacaggcctaaTTTTGGTAAAACAAAATTATAGAAAAATGGAGGAAATGggatttgcattttttttttttttggttgggggGGCGGGGGGCGTGGGAGGAGGGATGTTGAAATTTTTGGGAAAATGAATttactgcaaaaaaaaaaaaaaaaaaaaaaaaaggaaaatgctTCAAAGGTACAACTGAAAAACTAACTAGTAGCAGTAATTAATTGAGAAAAAAACTAGAAAAAAGATGGTGATATAAAAATGGTCAAGAAGTATTAGTGTGATATTATCcgctaattaaaataatttattttttatcggATAGGATGAGATGTCAACCTCATACCGGTAAATAAAAGATTAAGAGATGTTGTCATAATAAATTCTTGTAATGTGATCACATATATTTTAAAATTGTGACAAAATATGTGATTTAATATTTGTAACCTAATctgaaaagaggaaaaaaaactCATTTAATTGTAACTCACTCGCAATTAATTGTAGCATGAGTgaaaaacaaaatatttttcttgtccATTTATAGATATAATGGTGTTTAATGAACATAAAGTTTAAGATTAGGACAAAAATATTGTCATAATAAATTCTCGTAATGTAATCACATAGATTGATATTTTAAAAACTGTGACAAAACATGTGATTTAATACTTGTAACATAATCTGAAAAGAGGAAAAACTCATTTAATTGTAACTCCCTAGCATTTAATTGCAGCACGAGTGAAAGAAATATTTTTCTTGTTCCATTCATACATGATACATATAATGGTG from Lycium barbarum isolate Lr01 chromosome 10, ASM1917538v2, whole genome shotgun sequence includes:
- the LOC132615815 gene encoding probable LRR receptor-like serine/threonine-protein kinase RPK1 gives rise to the protein MELLGSQGMEKLMFSRTLILFLMAFVFSCFLLPTNFALSDESQSYAVPPQEPQSKNGKRGLSLSSIEIVVVVSASAIIFGFASLVAFCMHVKKRTAKPRIEAASESPARSDVTVFNDVGVVLTYEKIFQATRHFSWSNCIGNGGFGSTYKAELSSGIILAVKRLLVERCQGLPQFHAEINCLKSISHPNLITLIGYFASEADMFLIYNYLPGGNLEKFIQDRTNRVFNFDVLHKIALDIALAIAYLHDQCVPRIVHRDVKPSNILLDNDLTAYLSDFGLSRIMGTETCTKTKVAGTFGYVAPEYALTSRVSDKADVYSYGIVLLELLSDKRALDPSFSVHENGFNIVSWASMLLRDDQIPDIFYTSLWEAGPEEKLVDMLHLALMCTTESLCARPRMSQVVGQLKEIVALVP